A genomic window from Peromyscus maniculatus bairdii isolate BWxNUB_F1_BW_parent chromosome 1, HU_Pman_BW_mat_3.1, whole genome shotgun sequence includes:
- the LOC143271138 gene encoding uncharacterized protein LOC143271138, whose amino-acid sequence MAPSSVSRSSGRRWLLWPSASRLFALLYLFSPPGKEEESAEKRKGRTEAARAAAPVPSGCAGARREARYFSLQIGSLQGLAATRKCTLALRAAEGAGQSRHSPAQPHHTLEALGRRGGPEAGAVTPPALAFLLPPPLPRGARHVGRRELRRASPRSPGWPRLGRAPTTPAQQTCPLLGPEAPTSSWALRRPPVPSQAREIRRGPATGGTCVPRSQIPETVLAVGARGDWSVCWNLPQCVRYEKTNVFTHLKNLSFCCLYVAGAILKALPWDGSPASLRPWGARGSLARCPFTGPHVSRCSAIGIWTPNDDGALRPRETRQHLGWIPWP is encoded by the exons ATGGCTCCCAGCTCGGTCTCCCGCTCCTCTGGGCGCCGCTGGCTCCTCTGG CCGAGCGCCTCCCGGCTATTTGctcttctttatttgttttctcctcccgggaaggaggaggaaagcgcagagaaaaggaaaggaaggacgGAAGCGGCGCGGGCCGCTGCTCCGGTGCCCTCCGGCTGCGCAGGAGCGAGGCGGGAGGCGAG ATACTTCTCACTACAAATCGGCTCTCTCCAGGGATTAGCGGCTACGCGAAAGTGCACACTGGCGCTGCGGGCAGCCGAGGGGGCCGGGCAAAGCCGGCACTCCCCGGCCCAGCCCCACCACACCCTGGAGGCTCTGGGGAGGCGCGGGGGTCCCGAGGCCGGTGCGGTGACTCCACCCGCCCtcgccttccttcttcctccgcCCCTTCCACGTGGGGCCCGCCACGTGGGGAGACGCGAGCTCCGGCGGGCCTCGCCGCGGTCCCCCGGGTGGCCCCGGCTGGGTAGGGCCCCCACCACGCCCGCGCAGCAGACCTGCCCTCTACTCGGCCCCGAGGCTCCAACTTCCTCCTGGGCCCTGCGCAGGCCACCGGTGCCGTCCCAGGCCCGCGAGATCAGGCGCGGGCCGGCCACAGGGGGCACTTGCGTTCCCCGATCCCAGATCCCGGAGACCGTGCTGGCTGTGGGTGCGCGCGGAGACTGGTCTGTGTGCTGGAACTTGCCGCAGTGTGTTCGCTACGAGAAGACAAATgtttttacacatttaaaaaatttgtctTTCTGCTGTCTATATGTCGCTGGGGCGATTTTGAAAGCCTTGCCTTGGGACGGATCCCCAGCCTCACTGAGGCCTTGGGGGGCCCGAGGGTCGCTCGCGCGGTGCCCTTTCACGGGTCCACACGTATCTCGGTGTTCAGCGATTGGAATCTGGACACCCAACGACGATGGGGCACTGCGGCCGCGCGAGACTAGACAGCATCTGGGCTGGATTCCTTGGCCATGA